The following are encoded in a window of Primulina eburnea isolate SZY01 chromosome 4, ASM2296580v1, whole genome shotgun sequence genomic DNA:
- the LOC140828867 gene encoding amine oxidase [copper-containing] gamma 2-like, with protein MEGKNFHRCLLSIFGVVVVTVFVVFNFPNPLSYRAELLQCAANSAWCTSKNRILRHPTDAVLRHDHTADVPQHPLDPITIQEMNNVQKVIEAFFDNSAYAVHSLVLEEPDKEVVLKWRKGDELPPRKASVIARAAGKSYILTVDIESGEVVEQDTSRISGYPLVTLEDMEATIRAPLASALFNRTIVERGVDPNDVACLPFSPGWFGKAEDGRRLVKLECFTIKDTINFYMRPIEGVIVITDLDTKEIVEIVDRGKHIPIPKGTGSDYRFSAGNSATIKLPNPISMEQPNGPNFVIEGNHLVKWANWEFHLKADPRAGVMISGAKIRDPDSGVVRNVMYKGFTSELFVPYMDPEEAWYFKTYMDAGEYGFGLQSLALDPLNDCPRNAKYMDAVFAAADGKPYVRPNMICIFERYAGDAAWRHSESAAVIGQELREARPKVSLVARFVATLANYDYIVDWEFHADGLIHAKVSLTGMVIVKGTSYVNTNQVNDSEDMYGTLLSDNIIGVVHDHFINFYLDMDIDGTDNSFVNVHLQREYTKNNLPRRSYMKINKTVAKTEKDAQIKLKMYDPSEFHVVNPNKQTKVGNSVGYKLVPSGGTAASLLDPEDTPQKRSSFTNNQIWVTRYNKSEQWSGGLFAYQSHGDDTLQVWSDRDRPIENTDIVMWYTLGFHHVPCQEDFPIMPTVSSGFDLKPVNFFERNPVLKIAPYVEKDLPVCKAAASA; from the exons ATGGAAGGCAAGAATTTCCATCGCTGCCTCTTATCCATCTTCGGCGTAGTGGTTGTCACGGTCTTTGTTGTTTTCAATTTCCCGAACCCACTCTCATATAGGGCTGAGTTACTCCAGTGCGCCGCCAACTCCGCCTGGTGCACCTCCAAGAACCGTATTCTCCGCCACCCGACCGATGCCGTCCTCCGCCATGACCACACGGCTGACGTGCCTCAGCACCCCCTTGACCCGATCACCATCCAGGAGATGAACAATGTGCAGAAAGTTATCGAAGCATTCTTTGATAATTCAGCGTATGCGGTTCATTCCCTGGTTCTGGAAGAACCCGACAAGGAGGTGGTTCTGAAGTGGCGGAAGGGCGACGAGCTGCCTCCGAGGAAAGCGTCCGTCATTGCACGCGCCGCCGGGAAGAGTTACATCTTGACGGTGGATATTGAGAGCGGGGAGGTAGTGGAGCAGGACACTAGCCGCATCTCAGGCTACCCTCTTGTGACGCTGGAGGATATGGAGGCCACAATCCGGGCTCCGCTTGCCAGTGCTCTTTTCAATCGCACGATAGTAGAACGAGGAGTGGATCCCAACGATGTTGCTTGCTTGCCTTTTTCCCCCGGATGGTTTG GCAAGGCCGAGGATGgaagaagattagtgaaattaGAATGTTTCACCATTAAGGACACAATAAACTTCTACATGAGACCTATTGAAGGAGTCATTGTGATTACTGATTTGGACACAAAAGAAATAGTTGAAATTGTGGACAGAGGGAAGCATATCCCCATCCCCAAAGGTACTGGCTCAGATTACCGTTTTTCGGCCGGTAATTCCGCGACCATCAAACTCCCAAACCCCATTTCAATGGAGCAACCCAATGGCCCAAACTTTGTCATCGAAGGCAATCATCTGGTCAAGTGGGCAAATTGGGAATTTCATTTGAAGGCCGACCCGAGAGCCGGGGTCATGATTTCCGGGGCCAAGATCCGGGATCCGGATAGCGGCGTGGTTCGAAATGTGATGTACAAAGGGTTTACATCAGAGTTGTTTGTGCCGTATATGGACCCTGAGGAGGCATGGTACTTCAAGACTTACATGGATGCTGGTGAATATGGATTCGGGCTCCAGTCGTTGGCTCTCGACCCGCTTAATGATTGCCCACGAAACGCCAAATATATGGATGCTGTATTTGCTGCAGCAGATGGCAAACCTTATGTTAGGCCTAATATGATATGTATATTTGAGAGGTATGCAGGGGATGCTGCTTGGAGACACTCTGAGAGCGCAGCTGTTATAGGACAAGAG CTTCGAGAGGCGAGGCCAAAGGTTTCACTAGTTGCACGATTTGTTGCAACCCTTGCGAACTATGATTATATTGTGGACTGGGAGTTCCATGCTGATGGACTGATTCATGCCAAG GTTTCACTTACTGGCATGGTGATCGTTAAAGGAACCTCGTATGTCAATACGAACCAAGTGAACGACTCAGAAGACATGTACGGAACCCTGTTATCAGATAACATAATCGGAGTTGTGCACGATCATTTCATCAACTTCTATCTGGATATGGACATCGATGGCACGGATAACTCCTTCGTAAATGTTCATCTCCAGAGGGAATACACGAAAAACAACCTTCCCCGAAGGAGTTACATGAAAATTAACAAAACCGTTGCAAAGACAGAGAAGGATGCTCAGATAAAGTTGAAGATGTATGATCCATCAGAATTCCATGTGGTCAACCCGAATAAGCAAACGAAGGTGGGGAATTCCGTTGGATACAAGCTCGTCCCTTCTGGCGGCACCGCTGCTAGTTTGCTCGATCCTGAGGATACCCCACAAAAGAGAAGTTCTTTCACTAACAACCAAATTTGGGTTACTCGGTATAACAAGTCGGAGCAATGGTCAGGAGGGTTGTTTGCATACCAGAGTCACGGTGACGACACTCTTCAAGTATGGTCTGACAG GGATCGACCGATAGAAAACACGGACATAGTTATGTGGTATACGTTGGGATTTCATCATGTTCCATGCCAAGAAGATTTTCCAATTATGCCCACAGTGTCGTCAGGGTTCGACTTGAAGCCAGTTAATTTCTTCGAGAGAAATCCTGTTCTGAAAATTGCCCCTTATGTTGAGAAAGACCTACCAGTTTGCAAGGCCGCGGCTTCAGCTTGA
- the LOC140828869 gene encoding labd-13Z-ene-9,15,16-triol synthase, chloroplastic-like, with product MEDFHIPILTAFIITVSIFSYFWIFKTTKKETYPIPPGPQGFPIIGYLPFLQLNLHKQFTELAKKYGPVYKLWLGTKLCVVISSPSLIKEVVRDQDTIFANRDPPVAAIVLTGGVDIVWSPYGRYWREMRKLFVREMLSNSNLEASYVHRKDEVRKVVKSLYTNAGSSVEISELIFGTELNVVFSMIWGDTMDKKIFDRIGSEFREAILKLVDLLGKPNISDFFPVLAKFDIQGIEKEAKSVKLSVEEILDSLINERMKTMVSGKRKDERIKDFSQILLDLKEKNELDMSIDLPQIRAILLDIIIGGTDTTATIIEWVMAEVLNNPQVKKKVQDELTEVVGLNNTVEESHMPRLHYLDAVIKETFRLHPPLPLLVPKLPSQSSIIGGFTIPKGSRVFLNTWSIHMDPLIWENPSEFKPDRFLNNSGKFDFNGNNFHFLPFGSGRRVCPGILLAERMVMHFLATLFHLFDWKLPEGEKLDLSEKFGIVMRKRTPLLAIPSPRFHDLDMYM from the exons ATGGAAGATTTCCACATTCCAATTCTCACTGCCTTCATCATCACAGTATCCATCTTCTCCtatttttggattttcaaaacaactaaaaaagaAACATACCCGATTCCACCAGGTCCTCAGGGCTTCCCGATTATTGGATACCTGCCGTTCCTTCAGCTCAACCTGCACAAACAATTCACAGAATTGGCTAAAAAATACGGCCCAGTCTACAAGCTCTGGCTTGGAACCAAATTATGCGTGGTAATCAGCTCACCGTCCTTGATAAAAGAAGTTGTGAGAGACCAAGACACGATTTTCGCCAACCGGGATCCCCCTGTTGCGGCCATAGTTCTCACTGGCGGGGTAGACATAGTCTGGTCTCCGTATGGACGGTACTGGCGGGAGATGCGTAAACTATTCGTACGAGAGATGCTAAGTAACAGCAATCTTGAAGCTTCCTACGTTCATCGAAAAGACGAGGTTAGAAAGGTTGTTAAAAGCTTGTATACGAATGCCGGTAGTTCGGTTGAAATTAGTGAATTGATATTCGGTACTGAACTGAATGTCGTGTTCAGTATGATTTGGGGTGATACGATGGATAAGAAAATATTCGACAGGATTGGAAGTGAGTTTCGGGAGGCAATATTGAAACTTGTCGATTTGCTCGGCAAGCCTAATATTTCTGATTTTTTCCCAGTTTTGGCTAAGTTTGATATTCAAGGAATAGAGAAAGAAGCAAAGAGTGTAAAGCTATCTGTCGAAGAAATTCTTGATTCTTTAATAAATGAACGTATGAAGACGATGGTGAGTGGCAAAAGGAAGGACGAAAGAATAAAGGATTTTTCGCAAATTCTTTTGGATCTCAAGGAGAAAAATGAACTAGATATGTCAATCGATCTGCCTCAAATAAGGGCTATATTACTG GATATTATCATTGGTGGCACGGATACGACGGCAACTATCATTGAGTGGGTGATGGCTGAGGTTTTGAACAATCCACAAGTTAAGAAAAAAGTGCAAGACGAGCTAACTGAAGTAGTAGGTCTAAACAATACGGTGGAAGAATCCCACATGCCAAGACTACACTATTTGGATGCCGTTATAAAAGAAACTTTTCGGCTCCATCCACCGCTTCCTCTGCTAGTCCCCAAGCTTCCCAGCCAATCCAGCATAATTGGAGGATTCACAATCCCAAAGGGCTCTAGAGTTTTCTTGAATACGTGGTCCATTCACATGGATCCTCTTATTTGGGAGAACCCTTCTGAATTTAAGCCTGATAGGTTTTTGAACAACTCTGGAAAATTCGATTTCAATGGGAACAATTTCCATTTCCTCCCTTTTGGATCCGGGAGAAGGGTTTGCCCTGGAATTCTCCTGGCTGAGAGGATGGTTATGCACTTTTTGGCCACCCTTTTCCATTTGTTTGATTGGAAGTTGCCTGAGGGAGAAAAGCTTGATTTGTCTGAAAAATTTGGGATTGTTATGAGGAAGAGGACGCCGTTGCTTGCTATTCCTTCTCCAAGGTTCCATGATTTagatatgtatatgtaa
- the LOC140828868 gene encoding amine oxidase [copper-containing] gamma 2-like — translation MELGKILRYILFLFGTVLFLLFLLSNIPSPPSNRTELLDCATNAPWCVSKNRFQSNRPDYIQKHTNPIRSHSTDVPRHPLDPLTVSELNRVQKIIQGLDLFKNSVYALHSVVLKEPKKEEVIAWGKGDPLPPRVASVVARAGGKTHALTVELVSGVVTRQEMGRVYGYPTMTVEDMNSVTWAPLASAEFNRTVLERGVDLADLACLPISTGWFGKSEENRRLIKIQCYSMKDTANFYMRPIEGLTVLVDLDTKEVVHLVDNGKNIPIPNAANTDYRFSAQNSYQRLVNPISLEQPKGPSFTVDDHLVKWANWEFHLKPDPRAGVIVSRAMVLDPTSGVMRQVMYKGFTSELFVPYMDPTDAWYFKTYMDAGEYGFGLQAMPLDPLNDCPRNAYYMDGVFAAADGTPYVRSDMVCVFESYAGEIGWRHSESPITGMEIREARPKVTLVVRMAASVANYDYIVDWEFQTDGLIRIKVGLSGILMVKGTPYSNTNQINPQENLYGTLLSENVIGVIHDHFITFYLDMDIDGSDNSFVNVSIQREYTSPGESPRLSYLKTVREVAKAEKDAQIKLKLYSPSEFHVINPTKKTRVGNPVGYKLVPGGTAANLLDLNDPPQKRGAFTNNQIWVTPYNETEQWAGGSFVYQSHGEDTLEVWSNRNRAIENRDIVLWYTLGFHHIPCQEDFPIMPTVSSSFDLKPVNFFESNPILKIPPTVENDLPICKADASA, via the exons ATGGAACTTGGAAAGATCCTCCGCTACATACTCTTTCTCTTCGGCACGGTGTTATTCTTACTCTTCCTTCTATCCAACATCCCATCTCCGCCCTCCAACCGGACGGAGCTGCTCGACTGCGCTACCAACGCTCCCTGGTGCGTCTCCAAAAACCGTTTCCAATCCAATAGACCCGACTACATACAGAAGCACACTAACCCCATTCGCAGCCACTCCACCGACGTGCCTCGCCACCCACTGGACCCTCTCACAGTTTCGGAGCTGAATAGAGTTCAAAAAATCATTCAAGGTCTTGATCTTTTCAAGAACTCAGTTTATGCTCTACACTCTGTAGTTCTTAAAGAGCCGAAGAAGGAAGAGGTGATCGCCTGGGGTAAGGGTGATCCTCTACCGCCGAGGGTAGCTTCGGTCGTTGCACGTGCTGGTGGAAAGACCCACGCTCTGACGGTGGAGCTAGTTTCCGGTGTAGTGACCCGCCAAGAGATGGGCAGGGTGTATGGGTACCCGACCATGACCGTGGAAGATATGAACTCGGTTACTTGGGCCCCACTGGCGAGTGCTGAATTTAATCGGACGGTGTTAGAGCGCGGGGTGGATCTAGCTGACCTTGCTTGCTTGCCTATCTCAACTGGATGGTTTG GTAAAAGTGAGGAGAACAGaagattaattaaaatacaatgcTACTCCATGAAAGACACTGCTAACTTTTACATGAGGCCAATTGAAGGCCTAACTGTTCTTGTTGATCTGGATACGAAAGAAGTCGTGCATCTCGTTGATAACGGGAAAAACATACCGATACCGAATGCTGCAAACACCGATTATCGTTTTTCTGCCCAGAATTCGTATCAAAGGCTAGTGAACCCAATCTCCCTTGAGCAACCTAAAGGTCCGAGTTTTACTGTAGACGATCATTTGGTTAAGTGGGCGAACTGGGAATTTCACCTCAAACCTGATCCTCGAGCTGGGGTGATTGTTTCCCGGGCCATGGTTCTAGACCCGACTAGTGGAGTCATGAGGCAAGTGATGTACAAAGGTTTCACATCAGAGCTGTTTGTTCCGTATATGGATCCTACGGATGCATGGTATTTCAAGACATATATGGATGCTGGGGAATACGGGTTTGGGTTGCAGGCAATGCCCCTCGACCCGCTTAATGATTGTCCCCGGAATGCATATTATATGGATGGGGTGTTTGCAGCAGCCGATGGAACACCATATGTACGGTCTGATATGGTCTGTGTGTTTGAGAGCTATGCAGGTGAAATTGGGTGGAGGCATTCTGAAAGTCCAATTACTGGAATGGAG ATTCGAGAGGCGAGGCCAAAAGTGACGCTGGTGGTCAGGATGGCTGCATCTGTGGCCAACTATGATTACATTGTTGATTGGGAGTTCCAAACTGATGGGCTAATAAGAATCAAG GTTGGCCTCAGTGGAATACTGATGGTGAAAGGCACTCCTTACTCAAATACGAACCAAATTAACCCGCAAGAAAACTTATATGGAACCCTTTTGTCTGAAAATGTCATTGGTGTAATCCACGACCACTTTATCACTTTCTATCTAGACATGGACATTGATGGCTCGGATAATTCTTTTGTGAATGTCAGTATCCAAAGGGAATACACGTCGCCTGGAGAATCACCCCGATTGAGCTATTTGAAAACAGTAAGGGAAGTGGCTAAGGCCGAGAAGGATGCACAAATTAAGCTCAAACTTTACAGTCCTTCGGAATTCCATGTTATTAATCCTACCAAGAAAACAAGGGTGGGGAACCCTGTCGGCTACAAGTTGGTCCCTGGTGGCACCGCTGCTAATTTGCTTGACTTAAACGATCCACCTCAAAAGAGAGGAGCATTCACCAATAACCAAATATGGGTTACTCCTTATAATGAGACCGAACAATGGGCTGGTGGGTCATTTGTGTACCAGAGTCACGGGGAAGACACGCTTGAAGTATGGTCTAACAG AAACCGAGCCATTGAGAACCGAGATATTGTATTGTGGTACACATTGGGGTTTCATCACATTCCATGTCAAGAAGACTTCCCAATAATGCCGACTGTATCGTCAAGTTTCGATCTGAAGCCGGTGAATTTTTTCGAGAGCAATCCCATTCTCAAGATTCCTCCAACTGTTGAGAATGATCTTCCAATCTGCAAAGCTGATGCTTCAGCTTAA